The genomic region CATAGATGCCTGGCATGCGGGGATTCCGTTAACAGATATCTATCTAATCTACATAATAACATCTCAACTGCCATAAATGCCAACCCTTCTCACAACAAGATATTCTTGACCAGACCAACTATTGGCATAACGAATTAATGCTTAGGAGGTGAATTCTCCACCTGGAACGGCCCATGCCCACCCCTGTCCATGATTGCCGTATTACTGATGCATTGCATATTCCCCTGGACGTTGGCTATAGACTCGTCAGCTTTCATCAATCTAGACCGAAACCAGGGGTTGCCAACATACCTCGACACTGCGACTCGCAGCATTGATCTTCGAATGCAGTACAGGAAGCTTTTAAAGATATACAGTCAGTTTTCAAAACAGCATGGTAAACTTCAAAACAAAGACATACAGCCTATAGAGAGGTACGGGGGCCTGGCCCTGGCTAGGTTGCGAGGATCACGGCAGTCATAGCATCTTCCTCCTGCGATGCGTTAGTAAAGATTTGGTATGGAGTGGTCAATGCTGTACCCTTGCAATGGTTGGAGTTGCATTCCCAGTCATTCGAACACGGAGCTACGTATCAGTTAGTATAATAACAGCAAGAGCTGGTTTCATGGTTGGCTTACAGTCCACTGAAGCACCATAGCATACCCTATCTTCAAGTAGTTAGTCCCTGTTCTGAGCCTCTCTGAGGCATGTTGTAGTCTTGCTACTTACCACGGCAATTGAGGACTTCGTCGCAGTCCGCAAATCTCATAGGGGAGCAATAATTGGAATTGCACTGCGAAGGAGCGGTACATTTCTCTGCGTGAGGTGTACAGTCAGAACAGCAGCATCTTTTATCGCAATGAATATCACGAACCAAAACGGGGCAAACCAGCCGACACTGTACAGGCTGTACTGGCAAGCGCGAGGAGAATGGCCACAGGCTTCATGATTtcgatgagatcaagggcTGTATTTGCAGGCAAACTGATCAATGAATGGGTGAGAGAATATGGAGAGCGAGTGCATGGACGGAGGAACTATTGCTATGTATTTATAGACAGCAATAATAAAAGTACCTCGTATTCTAAAGACGGCTGTTGAATTTGTTGATGTCAATTAGCTTTTGCATTGACATTAATTCATTTAGCTTTAAACCTTAAGACACTTCCATACCGTCAGAGCGCAAGTCACTCAACCTTTAGCTAGCAGGATGTTACAACGCCCTCAGATAATGATATCGGGGATAATCTCGCTGTAACCCAAGAGGAGTATTAAACCATTGCCTATTATCTATTGAATATTGAGGATCTTACAGAGTATAGGTAGTAGATCCGGTTCGGCATAGTAGCACAATGGAGCATGGTTTACCCTGTTAAGGTTTACCAGGACGGGCACAAAAGACAATTGcctttttagcttatatttaaatagaaAGACAATTAAACACCAGGAATAAAACACTTTTAAAACTTATGACTATTTGGATTAACTTAGCTGAGCTTAATGTCAAGCTTAGAGATTAAGACAGGAGAGGAGCTGAGACTGTAATCAGGCCGGGATACATTATCTCAGCCAAGACTGTAATTATTTAAAGACAATTCGCCTTCAACTTCGAGTAAATTATCTCTAATACACAGAAAATGGATAGACCTTGCCTGTAAATAGAAAACAGTTTGTCTGCAGATAAATGCCCATCTGAGAATATCGACATCCTGGGCAGAGCAGAAGATACCGTAAGAAGAAGTGTCGACAAAAGGGCAGTTGTATAAATACCAGTTCTGGTGCATTTAGCCTTTCATGTGTTCCTTCTTGCCAATCGTGAGGACAAGCGCATCGGTATAGAATGTGAAGCTATCCTCTCGACAAGGATATGATGCTTGAAAGCGATTTGTGAACTCCGATAATGTACCGGCTAGAGTGGAAAAGTCTCAGCTTGACCTCACTACAACTTCATTCCATTGAGGCAAATACGGATCCTTTTTGAGTCTCGAATATCACGCAAGAATAATACGGCAACTCAAATTCTGTTATCCCCGGCTCGATATCATTGGCCGCGGACTTTCCGGGCCCGGTCTGACAAGGGTGCAGTGGGTCATTCTCTCGGCGCCGACGCTGACGCAACCTCCGATCTCATGGTCAATATCTTCCGAAGACGTGCATGAGTTTAGTCGGATGCACGAAATACTCGGTAGATGAGACCCAAAGCCTGTTAACCTGGTCTACCTAGCTCCGAGCCGCAATGCGCTTACACTGTGACCATCATATCATAACAATACTTCAGTTCATATATCTGATCCAACTCGTTTCCATGTTGGTGTTTCCGTGATCATCATCCTTTCTTCAGAGTCAAATCCAAAGCAAGCCAGCGCCTATCATACAACCTTTGTTTCTGACTCTTTTTCCTCTCACAATGACTCTCTCCAATGGCTCCAACGGCGCAAACGGCACTAGCAACGGCCATGGAGCTCATCCTAGCGCTAATGGCTTTCACAACGCTGCTAACGGGGGTGCTAACAATGGCACTGCCAATGGTGGCGTTGAACACGATGCTAGCCTCCCTCAGGTAGACGGCGACATCTCGTCTGCTATCGCTGTCATCGGAGTCTCTGGTAGATTTCCCGGTGATGCAACTTCGCCTCGTCATCTTTGGGATCTTCTCAAGGAGGGGAGGAATGCTCTGAGTGATGTTCCTGAGAGCCGCTTCAACATTGATGGGTTTTATCATCCTGATGGTGGAAGGGCGGGGACGTTGAATACCAAGCAGGGGTATTTTCTGAAGAGCGATGTTGATAAGTTTGATGCTGGGTTCTTCTCTATTACGCCTGAGGAGGCGAGGGGTATGGATCCTACGCAGAGGATTCTGCTTGAACTGGCCTACGAGGGTCTCGAGAATGGTAAGGTTACCGATTTTACTGTGAAAGTTTGGAGCTGACAGGTTGTAGCTGGTCTTAAGATTGACGAGGTCGCCAATCAACACATGTCTTGCTACATTGGAGCATGCCAGCACGATTACTGGGATCTTCAAGCCTACGACATGGACAGCGCCCCCAAGTACACCGCCACCGGTACTGGTCCAGCCCTTCTTTCAAATCGCATCTCCTggttcttcaacctcaaggGACCCAGCGTCACTATTGACACCGCTTGCTCTTCCACATTGACTGCCCTGCACCTCGCAGGTCAAAGCATTCGAAATGGCGAAAGCGACTCTGTAAGTTATCTCCTAACCACCACCAAAACTCAGTCCTAACTTAGCAGGCTCTCGTCGGAGGTCTCggtcttcatctccttccCAACTTCGGCGTCTTCATGTCCTCCATGTCCTTCCTCAGCGCCGACAATAAATGCCACTCCTTCGACGCCTCAGCCAACGGCTACGCCCGTGCCGAAGGCGGCGGCTTCGTTGTCCTCAAGCGTCTCGACAAGGCCCTTTCCGACGGCGACACCATCCGTGCCGTCCTCCGAAGCACGGGTAGCAACCAAGATGGTCGAACCCTCGGCATCACGCAACCTTCTGCTTCTCGCCAGGAAGAGCTCATCCGTGCGACTTATGCTTCAGCTGGTCTGAGCTTCGAAAAGACCAATTTCTTTGAGGCGCATGGAACAGGTACCAAGGTCGGTGATCCTATTGAGTGTTCGGTCATTGGCAACGTTTTCGGCAAGACGAGGGAGAAGCCAGTTTATGTTGGCTCTGTGAAGAGTAACATTGGACATCTTGAGGGTGCGAGTGGTCttgctggtcttgtcaaGACGATTTACAGTCTTGAGAGTGGTGTAATTTCACCGACTTACGGGCTTGAGAACGTCAATCCTAAGATCAAACTTGATGAGTGGAAGATCAATATTCCTACTGAGGAGATCAAGTGGCCTGCTGGTCTACGGCGGGCTAGTATCAACAGTTTCGGATACGGTGGAGCAAACGCTCATGCTGTTTTGGATGATGCGTACCACTTCCTCAAGACTCACAACCTCAAGGGCCATCACAACACCAAGGTCGAGGGTGTTCTCACTACCGGCTTGATTGGGAACGGATCTCAAGACGCTAGCGACAAGACTGACAAGAAGTCTcacctcttccttctctcatCCCACGAAGAGTCTGGCATCGCTCGTCTCAGCCAAACGCTCCAGGCTTATCTCGTCGAGCCTGCTGCCCGCGAACTTCCTGAGGACCAATTCCTCCACCGCCTCGCCTACACTCTCTCCGAGAAGCGCTCCTCTCTTCCCTGGAAGACCTACGCCGCTGCTTCAACCATCGAAGAACTCCAGCAAGCCCTCGACGGCGCACCCACCAAAGCCGCTCGCGTTCCCCGACCTCAAGCCCTTaccttcatcttcactggCCAAGGAGCTCAATGGTTCGCCATGGGCAGAGAACTCCAGAAGTACCCCGTCTTCCACCAATCTCTCCACGCATGCAGCCAGTACCTCAAGGACTTCGGCAGCACCTgggatcttgttgaagagctcaaTCGCGATGCGAAAGAGTCTATCATTGACCTTCCTTACGTCAGCCAGCCTTCTTGCActgctcttcagctcagcATCATTGATCTTCTTGCGAGCTGGGGTATTCACCCTCAAGTCACTATTGGTCATTCTAGCGGTGAGATTGCTGCTGCTTATGCCAAGGGTGCTTTCGACAAGGAGGCTGCTATGAGAATTGCATACTTCCGTGGTCATCTCACTGGTAACATTACCAAGACTGGTTCAATGGCTGCTGTCGGTCTTGGTCCTGAGCGTGTGAGCGAGTATCTCAGCCGCGTCACAGCAGGCAAGATCGTCATCGCTTGCATCAACAGTCCCGCCAGTGTCACTCTCTCCGGCGACGTCGAAGGCATCGATGAGGTTCTCACATTCCTCCAAGCCGACGACATCTTCGCTCGCAAACTCCGCGTCACTACAGCTTACCACTCTCATCACATGCAGCAGATCTCAGAGGAGTATCTCAACTCTCTCTCCGGCAAGTGGGAGCTCAAGCCCGGCAACCCCAAAGTCCGCATGTTCTCCTCCGTCTCGGCCAAGCCCATCGACGGCACTGAACTTGGCCCCGCGTACTGGGTTGCTAACCTTGTCAGCCCTGTCAACTTCTCTGGTGCTGTCACGGCTGCTGCCAATGCTGGTGCATTGGGTAAGCGCAAGGCCTCGGGTAAGAAGGGTAGTGCGGATGCTATGGTTGAGATTGGACCTCACGCTGCTCTCCAAGGACCTCTGAAGCAGATCCTTGATAGCATTGGTGACAAGGGTGCTTCGCCAAAGTACTTCTCTGCCATTAAGCGAAAGCAAGATGCCATCCAGACTACTCTCGAAGTCGTTGGCGAGCTCCTTGTTCTCGGCCACCCTGTCAACGTTACCCTCGCCAACGCCTACACCGAAACCACCTCCGCACTCGTCGATCTTCCCCCTTACGTTTGgaacaccaccaacagcTACTGGCACGAGTCCGCCGCCGTGGCCGCCTACAAGCAGCGCAAACACCCCCGTCTCGAACTCCTCGGCGTCAGAGATCCTCGCTCCACCAAGGCCGAGCCTGCATGGCATAACTACCTCCGCATCTCGGAGCAGCCATGGATTGAGCACCATCAGTTCCAGAACACCAACATTTACCCCATGGCTGGTATGATCGTCATGGCGATTGAGGGTCTGCGACAGGTCGAGACGCGTAGTGATGTTGAGGGTTATACTATTCGGGATGTTAACATTGGAAGTGCTCTTGTTGTTCCGCTTGATCAGACTGTTGAGACGAGACTTCAGCTTACGCCTTGGAGATCTGGACCTAATGTGTCGTGGTCACACTGGACAGAGTTTACGGTTTCAAGTCGCAATGAGAGCGGTTCTTGGACGACCAACTGTACTGGTCTTGTCAGCACGTCTTACAAGCATGAGACCAACAGTACTTTCTTGGACGAGGAGGCTGCGGCCAACGCTCTTCTGAACCAAGAGTACAAGGACATCTCTCAATCTGATCTTCCCAGCGTCGACCCAACCGTCTTCTACACCAAGCTCGATGAGTCCGGCTTCAGTCTGGGCCCAGCATTCCGGGGCGTCAAGCAACTCAACCTCTTCGATCACAAGGCTCACTTCTCCATGGAAGTCATCGATACGAAGGAGTTCTACCCCAAGAAGTGGGAGCCCGCTCATCTCATCCATCCCGCTGTTCTTGATGTGTTTGTCCATCTCTTGATCTCCAGCACCGGTGACGCCGCCGAGATCAAGGCCCGAGTCCCCGTCTCGACTGCTTCTCTGTACATCTCTGCGGACTTTGACTCAACTAGCGGTACCAAGTATCATGGTTTCAGCACTTCCAAGAAACATGGTGCTACCAACATGCTGAGCGATGTCATTGCGTTTGCTGAGAATGGTACTAAGCCTTTGATTGCGCTTAAGGGATGTAAGACTGTGCCTCTGAGGGGTGCTTCTGATTCTTCTTCGGGTGACGGCCAGTCGCTTGGACATGTCCCTGTTGTTCCTAAGAAGGTGGTCGATATCGAGATCTCTGATGCTGTAACTCTCGAGCAGCTTCTGAAGGGTACCGATTTGGCTTCCAAGCTGGGCAGTTACCTATCTCTTCTGGGTCAGAAGCTACCTGGATTGAACGTGCTTGAGTACAGCTCGTCCACTTCAAGCACtcttctcaaggctctcaCTGCACAGGCTGAGGAGCTTCAAGGAAGCATCGCATCTGTTACTCTCACGACTCCCCTGGACGGACCTGTCGATGTGGAGGCTTCCGTCCCTGAGGCCTggaagaacaagatccagcaggagaagcttgacctCGCTCAGGACCCCAGCTCTCAAGGCTATGAGGACGCAACACTCGATGTTATCTTCCTAGACGTTGAAGAGCAGCAGGGCGACATCTCGCTCATCCTGAAGAACGCcaagaagatcctcaagCCTTCCGGCATCTTGCTGATCGCCAACCACGCTGCCGCCATCTCCACTGACCTTTTCAGCTCTACCGGTTTCACCTCCACTCCCGTTTCAGACCTCATCATCGCGCGCCACAAGCCCGAGACGGAGCCTTCAGTCCGTCGAgtcctcatcgtcactcCATCTTCCCCATCCTCGGGACTCAGCCAACTCGTTGCGCAGGCTGAGAGTGACTTGACCTCTCAAGGCTACGAGGTCGCCAAGACTGACTTTACCAATATCCCTGAGCAGACCACTCCATTCTTGACCCTTTCCACCCTCGACATCGACACTCCTTTCCTAGAGAACTTTGACCACGAGACATTCACCAAGCTTCGCTCCCTATTCCTTGCATCGCGTGGAACTCTCTGGTTGACTCTCGACACTGCATCTCGAGGCCTCATCAACGGTCTTGGACGAACCATTCGTGCCGAACACCCTGACATCTCCTTCACCACTCTTGGTCTCGATGCATCCACTTCCCTTGATTCCGCCTTgaacaccaagaccatcTCAACCATCGTCGAGAACATTTCCCGCAAGACCTTTGGCGAGACTTCAGACTCCGAGTACGTCATCCGCAACAACCAAGTCCTCGTCGAGCGCCTCATCCCCAACCCCGACCTCAAAGCCCTCCTCGACTCCTCCAAGACAGGAAACAACCTCTCAGCCGTCAAGTTGCCTCTGAAGCAAGTCACCAAGCCTCTGCAGCTCTCCATCCGCGATCCTGGTCTTCTCGACACTCTCGAGTACCTCTCCGTTCCTGATCTCTCTGAACCTCTTGGGGATACCCAGATTGAGATCGAGGTCGGTTCTGTGGGTCTGAACTTCAGAGATGTCATGGTTGCGATGGGTCAGATGGAGGATAGCACCCTCGGTATTGAGTGTGCAGGTGTTGTTGCCAAGGTTGGCGCTGGTGTGCAGAAGTTCAAGGTTGGTGATCGTGTCTTTGGTATGCACGCAGGCTGTTTCCAGACTCGTGTCCGCGTTGATCCTCGTACTTTCCAGAGAACACCTGATCATCTCGGCGACGAGGAGGCTGCTTCTTTGATGTGTACCTCTGCTACAGTCGTCCACTCCCTCATCGATGTCGCGCGTCTTCAGCGCGGTGAGTCAGTCTTGATTCACTCTGCGGCGGGTGGTGTTGGTCAGACTGCCATTCGTCTTGCCAAGTACCTCGGTGCTGAGATCTTTGCTACTGTCTCttctgagaagaagaagcgtcTTTTGATTGAAGAGTACGGCATCAAGGAGTCTCACATCTTCAACAGCCGTGACTACTCTTTCGCTGATGGTATTCTCCGTCTCACTAACCAACgaggtgttgatgttgtcatCAACTCTCTTGCTGGTGAAGCACTTCGCCGAACATGGCTTTGTGTTGCACCCTTCGGTCGCTTCATTGAGCTTGGAAAGCGTGACATCTACGATAACAGCGGTCTGGACATGCGTCCGTTCCTTGATAACATCACCTTTTCTGGATTAGACATCTTGACTCAGGTCATTAGCTATCCTGACCGTTTCGAGGCTATCGGCAACCAGgtcgttgagcttctgtCCAAGAATGCCATCTCGCCTTTGAACAACCTTGCACGATACTCTTTCGGTGAGGTCTCGAAGGCTTTCAGACTGATGCAGAGTGGTGGTCACGTCGGCAAGATTGTTCTGTACCCTCGTCCTGATGATATTGTTCCGGTTAGTCTCCTCTCAATCTTTCTCTCTTAACGCGTACTGATAACTTTTAGGTCGTTCCCGAGGGTCTTGAGAGCTTCTGTCTGCCTCATGATGCCACCTACGTTCTCATCGGTGGTCTCGGCGGTATTGGTCGATCGGTGACGCGTCTGCTTGTCGAACGAGGCGCGCGTCATCTCGTATTCCTCTCTCGATCAGCCGCTTCGCGTCCCGAAGCCCAAGCTCTTCTCGATGAGCTTCATGCTCAAGGCGTTCAAGCCAAGGCTTTTGCGGTTGATGTCGCCGAGAAGTCTCAGCTCGAGCCTGTCATCAACGGTGTGAAGCAGAGCTTCCCAGCCATCAAGGGATTGATTCACTGCGCCATGGATCTGAGAGTACGTCCTCCTTCGAGATTACTTGTATTCACTCACTAATGCACTTTAGGACGCGGTTTACAGTAACATGACGGCTGACGATTGGAACGCGTCTCTCCGTCCCAAGCTTCTCGCGACGCGTAACCTGCACGAACTCCTCCCTACTGACTTGGATTTCTTCATCTGCCTGTCTTCAATTGCCGGTATCATCGGATCGCGAGGTCAAGCCAACTACAACGCGGGTAACACGTACCAAGACGCGCTCGCTCATCACCGCGCGGCTTCAGGACTCGCAGCCACCAGCATCAACCTCAGTCTCGTCGTCGGCATCGGTGTTTCCACAGAGCGAAGTGAGGTcttccagcttctcaaggatgGCGGTCTGCTCGGTATGGATGAGAATGATGTTCTCAATGTCATCAAGGCCGCCATCTCAGGCCGTACCCCTACACAGGTCGCTCTCGGCGCATCTACAGGCGGTCAACTCGACAAGCTAGCAGCCAACGACCCCTACTGGTTCGCTGACTCGCGATTCGCAGTGCTCAACCAATTGGATCGTCAAGGCACTGGTGCTACCGCTGGTGGCCAGgactggaagaagctgcTCGCCGCGGCTGCTTCGCCCGATGAGGTCTACGAAATTGTGCTACAGCAGCTTTTGGAGGGTGTttccaagatcatcaaggctgatgtgGAGGATATGGACTCGCGAAAGTCGCTGCCTGCGCTTGGTATTGACAGTCTTGTCGCGATTGAGATTCGCACTTGGCTATTGAAGGAGTTCCAGGCTGACCTCTCTGTCTTTGACATTGTCAGCAATGATCCTTTGACTGGATTTGCCAAGAAGGTTATGGCAAAGTCTGCCTTGATTGCATGAAGAGCCTTATTGAGAATGAAAAGTTTGTCGCGCAATTTATATAGATTGGTCTATGTTTTATTTCACTCAGGGCATTtccttattttctttttttcattttttttttttttttcagaAATAGAACGCGTCGTCAATTACACATGTTTAAATTATGAACCTCAAACTATGCCTCTCTGATCTCCATTAACCATTTATAAAACGATATCGTAGTAAAACCGCGCTTTACATCATCAACGCGTTATAAACATTATCATCTTTAATGAGAATAGGGTAGGACAGTCGCGTTTGAGGCTTCATGACATCATTTTGCTCAGCGGTTTTGTAGGCTGTCCCTGTTCATCCGAGCCGAGCCGGTGCCTATCTTATCACCGATCTCTCCCGATCTCTCGATTGTTCCCAGAATGGCTAGGCATGAAGTCGCGAAAGAAGTGGATCGACAAAACTACCGAAAGGCTCCGGCCGAAGCCAACAAGTCCCGGGTCCGGAAGAGCCCGTTTCGGGGGCCATGGACCTTGACCCCAAGCGACAAAAAGAATTGGGTAAATCAGTTTCAGATCAGGCGGCTCTTTCATTAGTTAATTTGGCGTCCTCTCAAGGTCCGACGTTTTCTTGATCCCCGATCCGAAACTCCAGTCAGGATTAGACTATGATAATTCGGCCAGCATTGgcccatgatgaagatgcaaTGCAGAACCAAGATCACCAGCGTATTTAATCACTGACAGCTGAACACCGTCTTCTCAAAGCATAAGCCATTAACACTTCAGGCCAATCTCCGAACTATCATTTCTTCTACACCAACTACATCTCAGTTACTGCCCATCATGGCCACCGAGCTCAAAGAATacctcgtcatcatcccTGATCTTCCCGACGTCCTAGCCAAGCGACAAGTCCTTCTCAAACCTCACAACCAAGACGCAGCTCCCCTGGTCAAAGCCGGCCGCGTCCCGTTCTTCGGCAGCACCCTTGCTCATCACAGCCCCGAAGGCCAGCAAGTCGCCGAGAATGGAACAGTCATGATCATCAAGGCGGagagtgaggaggagatcaGGGAGATTATTCGGAAGGATATTTTTACGATCGAGGGGGTTTGGGATTTCGGAAAGTTGTCTATTTGGCCTTTCAAGAGTAAATAATTTAGTGAAGAGGAACGCGTCTGTTTGTTCGCGTGCAAGGATTTGCGGGATACGGCCCGAAAATTCATGTCATGATATTGGAacccttctcttctctttcgcCTGCATCGGTGGCAGCCTTGTTTAACGTGATAATCGGATCTGGTTACGTGCAGTTAATTGCAACTTGAACGGATCCGAATGAAAAGTTCCGATCGGCCTCGTCATGTTCGAAGCAATCGGAGGCTCCACTCCGGCCGGCTGGGCGATTAGTCTCTCCGGCTTATATCCCGGTGATGAGAGGTTTTTGTTAGCACCTCGTTGAATGGCGATAACCTTCCGGGAGCCCTAGAGCGCGTGGTAACATCAACTTAGGCATCGAGTGGCAAACATGCAGTTCAAAAATGACACGCAAACTTCGATGCTCTGATTAAAGATTTGTCCGTACCTCGGCGCTGACATCGGGGACTTCTCGCGATAAGATAAGTCGCTGAGGTCGTAGATTAACACGTTGAGTGCTACCTGAACTCAACGTGCAGAGTAATGAGCTGGGTTTTCCATCGTTTAAATTATATTTGCTTCTAAAACACATTTTATTGCAAACAAACTCAAGAGACCGCAAGCGTAATAATTTGAGAGAAATCGTAACAACAGTTGCCAGGATGCGCAATCGTCGAGATAATTCCTGGGTGGTTCAAAAGTTTGGTGGGACTAGCATTGGTAAATTCCCAGACAAGGTTAGTTGCACGCTCTTAGTTCAACCGATTTGCCATAGTGACCATTGCTGACATGAATATGGTAGGTTGCCGAGATTGTGAAAAGGTACAGCTGGGCCACTAGCGTATCAAGGGAGCCGGCTAATGTTGTTGCAGTGCGAGGCTTGGAAGTGACAGACCAGCAGTGATATGCTCTGCACGAAGTTCCGGAAAGAAAGTCTTCGGAACAACGAGCAGGTGAGTCAAACAGCCAGATAACCTCCCATCAGATCAAACTACTAATCACGATCATCAAGGCTGCTACAAGTCTATCGGACATTGAGAGGCATTGTAGCCATAACTCAAGACCCTGACATGCAAGAGTTGCTATTCGACAGACTTCGTAGCATCATTCGAGATATCCGTGATGACCAAGTCGCCACTGTTCAGATATATATCTTGAGACAGGATATCCGTGATGAGACAATTCGACAGATCACCGCAGATTGCCAAGAGCTACTTGACTACACGTCCGCTGCTAAGCGCTTCAATCTTGACATCAATGGCAAAGCAAAGGACAAAATGGTCAGCTTTGGTGAGAAGTTGAGCTGTCGACTCATGGTTGCTATGCTGCGAGACAGAGATATCCCAGCGGAATACGTCGATCTCTCTGATATTGTACCCAGCAATAACCTGGATCAGTTGAAGCCTGAGTTCTTCCATGAAGCTGCTGCAGTCTTTGGAAAGCGGGTCGAAGCTTGCAATGGGAGAGTTCCCGTCATCACCGGCTTCTTTGGCACTGTTCCCGGGAGTTTGATAGACAGTGGTATTGGAAGAGGATATTCTGATCTGTGCGCTGTTTTGGTGGCGATCGGTCTGCATGCAGAAAGAGTGCAGATATGGAAAGAGGTTGATGGCATCTTCACAGCTGATCCCAGAGAAGTCCCTGACGCTCGATGCTTGCCTTCAATTACTCCGTCAGAAGCAGCTGAACTGACATTCTATGGATCCGAGgtcatccatcatcttgcACTGTCTCTGGCAATTCAAGCGAAGCCCCCAGTTAGTATCTTTGTTAAGAATGTGCAGAAGCCGTGGGGTCAAGGAACTGTTGTTGTTCCCAGCGATGGTGATGACACATCTTCGTGGCCGATCGATTACCTGGATCCTTCTGACTCGGACAGTACTTCATCCACAGCACTGCCGAAAATGCCGACAGCTGTCACTATCAAACGAGACATTACCATCTTCAATATTCTGAGCAACAAACAATCCATGTCTCACGGTTTCTTCGTCAAAGTCTTCACCATCCTGGCCGAGCACGATATTTCAGTGGACCTAATCTCCACCTCGGAAGTCCATGTCTCTATGGCAATCAACAGTTCCAACATGGATCCTTCTCAGATCAAGAGTGTTCAGTGCAGACTTtctgaagaaggagaggTGAATGTGTTGCCAGACATGGCTATTCTGAGTCTCGTTGGTGCTGAATTGAAGAATATGACTGGCATTGCTGGAAGGATGTTCGCTATTTTGGGGGAGCAGCATGTGAACATTGAGATGATTTCGCAAGGTATGTAAACATAGGTGAATCTTTGACAGTCAAGTGCTGATCTGTTTTGGTAACAGGCGCGAGTGAAATTAACATATCCTGTGTGATCCCGGATAAGGACGCCACTAGGGCTCTGAATATGCTGCATGATGAATTGTTTACGAAAAGCGCTATCTAGACTATAACTGTAAACTCCCAGGAACTCATTTGTTAGTTCACAGAGCGGaaatatattcttaaatTATTGAATTGAGATTATCACTGTGAAGCACAAATCCGTACCAAGTGCTTCTCAAGTGTTCAATATTGACTGGTTTAATCTTGTGCCTATTTCTCGTCTCGGCAATTATTTAATAATGAAGTTCCGAAGCGTAAACCTTCCAGCATCTAGCTCTTTCATTAACAGGCCGTTCATAACCTCGAGATCAAGCAGGTGGCTGCAATTGTCAATAACAGCACAGAGGTTTAATTGAGGACTTACCAGGGACCAACAAACATCCATGAATTGCCACATGATCGCAGAATATAGGGAACCCTGGCCCCCATCAAGCCACAAATAGCATCTCCGACTCTCATCGGCACGTCCGTGCTTCCCAAAACACCTATGACTTGAGTCTTGAAACATCTCAAGTCCACATGTCGAGTATTTTCTCCAATTCGCCGCGGGACTGCAGTTGCAGGATTAGGAAATTCTGTTTGGAAGC from Fusarium oxysporum Fo47 chromosome III, complete sequence harbors:
- a CDS encoding Aspartate/glutamate/uridylate kinase; amino-acid sequence: MATELKEYLVIIPDLPDVLAKRQVLLKPHNQDAAPLVKAGRVPFFGSTLAHHSPEGQQVAENGTVMIIKAESEEEIREIIRKDIFTIEGVWDFGKLSIWPFKIPIGLVMFEAIGGSTPAGWAISLSGLYPVARMRNRRDNSWVVQKFGGTSIGKFPDKVAEIVKSARLGSDRPAVICSARSSGKKVFGTTSRLLQVYRTLRGIVAITQDPDMQELLFDRLRSIIRDIRDDQVATVQIYILRQDIRDETIRQITADCQELLDYTSAAKRFNLDINGKAKDKMVSFGEKLSCRLMVAMLRDRDIPAEYVDLSDIVPSNNLDQLKPEFFHEAAAVFGKRVEACNGRVPVITGFFGTVPGSLIDSGIGRGYSDLCAVLVAIGLHAERVQIWKEVDGIFTADPREVPDARCLPSITPSEAAELTFYGSEVIHHLALSLAIQAKPPVSIFVKNVQKPWGQGTVVVPSDGDDTSSWPIDYLDPSDSDSTSSTALPKMPTAVTIKRDITIFNILSNKQSMSHGFFVKVFTILAEHDISVDLISTSEVHVSMAINSSNMDPSQIKSVQCRLSEEGEVNVLPDMAILSLVGAELKNMTGIAGRMFAILGEQHVNIEMISQGASEINISCVIPDKDATRALNMLHDELFTKSAI